The proteins below are encoded in one region of Lactuca sativa cultivar Salinas chromosome 3, Lsat_Salinas_v11, whole genome shotgun sequence:
- the LOC111917219 gene encoding divinyl chlorophyllide a 8-vinyl-reductase, chloroplastic, with the protein MDKSKCFLKKSPFISITPASCIHQPRNLIMSTCASFYGITLSSSSSTFKNLLSSHYPNKIQVNSSPFSFLPSRLSKTSVFNTKRHIVATASTPTALESPPKSSFRDKPPKDINVLVVGSTGYIGNFVVKELVNRGFNVIAVCREKSGIKGKNSKEETLNKLNGANVCFSDVTQLDSLQQSLQNLGVSIDVVVSCLASRSGGVKDSWKIDYEATKNSLLAGRTFGAKHFVLLSAICVQKPLLEFQRAKLKFESELIKEAENDDDFSYSIVRPTAFFKSLGGQVELVKDGKPYVMFGDGKLCACKPISEPDLASFIADCVLSTDKTNQILPIGGPGKALTPLEQGEMLFKLAGKKPNFIKVPIEIMDFAIGVLDFLVKIFPSMEDVAEFGKIGRYYAAESMLVYDPETKEYKAEETPSYGEDTLEDFFKKVLEEGMAGQELGEQIIF; encoded by the coding sequence ATGGATAAAAGCAAATGTTTCCTCAAAAAATCCCCATTCATTTCCATCACTCCTGCATCTTGCATTCATCAACCTCGAAATTTAATCATGTCCACTTGTGCCTCCTTCTACGGTATCACACTCAgttcttcatcttcaaccttcaagAATCTTTTATCTTCTCATTACCCAAATAAAATTCAAGTGAATTCATCACCATTTTCATTTCTTCCTTCACGTCTATCCAAAACCTCCGTGTTCAATACAAAAAGACACATTGTTGCAACTGCTTCAACTCCCACAGCTCTTGAATCGCCTCCTAAATCTTCATTTCGAGACAAACCCCCCAAAGACATCAATGTGTTAGTCGTGGGTTCAACTGGATATATCGGAAATTTTGTGGTTAAAGAACTGGTTAATAGAGGGTTCAATGTGATTGCAGTTTGCAGAGAAAAAAGTGGAATCAAAGGTAAGAATAGCAAAGAGGAGACCTTGAACAAGTTAAATGGAGCTAATGTTTGCTTTTCAGATGTTACCCAATTGGATAGTTTACAACAAAGTCTACAAAATTTGGGGGTTTCGATTGATGTTGTCGTATCTTGTCTCGCTAGTCGATCTGGAGGTGTTAAAGATTCATGGAAAATCGATTACGAAGCCACCAAGAACAGTCTTTTAGCCGGTAGGACTTTTGGGGCTAAACATTTTGTTCTGTTATCTGCAATCTGTGTACAAAAACCCCTTCTCGAATTCCAACGAGCAAAGTTGAAATTCGAATCGGAATTGATCAAAGAGGCTGAAAACGATGATGATTTTAGTTACAGCATTGTTCGGCCAACAGCTTTCTTCAAGAGTTTAGGAGGGCAGGTTGAGCTTGTGAAAGACGGGAAGCCATATGTGATGTTTGGCGATGGGAAATTATGTGCTTGTAAGCCGATTAGCGAGCCTGATTTGGCTTCGTTTATAGCAGATTGTGTGTTAAGTACTGATAAAACTAACCAGATTTTGCCAATTGGTGGACCTGGGAAGGCGTTGACGCCATTGGAGCAAGGGGAGATGTTGTTTAAACTCGCGGGAAAGAAACCTAATTTTATTAAAGTCCCGATTGAGATTATGGATTTTGCCATTGGGGTTCTTGATTTTCTTGTGAAGATATTTCCTTCAATGGAAGATGTAGCGGAATTTGGGAAGATAGGGAGGTATTATGCAGCTGAAAGTATGTTGGTTTATGATCCTGAAACTAAGGAATACAAGGCTGAGGAAACACCGAGTTATGGGGAAGATACATTGGAAGATTTCTTTAAAAAGGTGCTTGAAGAAGGGATGGCTGGACAAGAACTTGGAGAGCAAATAATTTTTTGA
- the LOC111917218 gene encoding E3 ubiquitin-protein ligase MIEL1, whose translation MERLDYGKMGYGCKHYRRRCMIRAPCCNEIFGCRHCHNEATNMLNSPSDRHDLVRYDVKHVICSVCDTEQPVARVCTNCGVNMGEYFCEICKFYDDDTDKGQFHCNECGICRVGGREKYFHCKKCGSCYSLSLLNNHSCVENSMRHHCPICYEYLFDSLKDTTVMKCGHTMHSECCNEMIKRNKYSCPICSKSVMDMSMMWKRLDEEIEATVMPEDYRQKKVWILCNDCNDTSEVLFHIMGQKCLHCNSYNTRTISPPVLPQE comes from the exons ATGGAACGCCTGGATTATGGGAAGATGGGTTATGG ATGCAAGCACTATCGAAGACGATGTATGATTCGTGCTCCCTGTTGCAACGAGATTTTTGGTTGTCGTCATTGTCACAATGAGGCTACG AACATGCTGAACAGCCCATCCGATCGGCATGACCTTGTTCGATATGATGTAAAGCAT GTTATATGTTCGGTTTGTGACACTGAGCAGCCG GTTGCTCGAGTCTGCACAAACTGTGGAGTCAATATGGGGGAATACTTTTGTGAAATTTGCAAATTCTATGATGATGAT ACTGACAAGGGGCAGTTTCACTGCAACGAATGTGGGATCTGCAG AGTTGGTGGTCGTGAGAAATACTTTCATTGCAAGAAGTGTG GATCTTGCTATTCTCTAAGTCTACTCAATAATCATTCATGTGTTGAAAACTCTATGCGGCATCACTGTCCTATATGTTATGAG TACCTTTTCGACTCGCTAAAAGACACAACTGTGATGAAATGTGGGCACACAATGCACTCAGAATGCTGTAATGAGATGATTAAGCGTAATAA ATACTCTTGTCCCATATGCTCAAAATCAGTAATGGATATGTCTATGATGTGGAAGAGACTAGATGAAGAG ATTGAAGCTACAGTGATGCCTGAAGATTACAGACAAAAGAAG GTTTGGATCTTATGTAATGACTGCAATGATACTTCGGAAGTTTTGTTCCACATAATGGGGCAGAAATGTTTGCACTGCAATTCTTATAATACTCGCACCATTTCTCCTCCTGTTCTTCCTCAAGAATGA